The genomic segment AGGAATAGGTTTATAAACATGCAGTTTAAGGCAGACGTTTAATCTACAAACCTGGGTAGACAATGATTTGACCACTGCAGAGGTGGCACTTGTATTTAGTTCCTTCGCCTTATCAGGATGCCTCTTTGTTTCACCGGTGTGGCAACACTGCACTCTAGTGGCCAATGATGATGAAAATCTCAGGCTGTGTGACCCCAGACTGCCCCCACAAGATGATTTCTGATCAAGAAAGGATCTTTGATTCTGTAAAATACATGACATGAGGACATGAGGAGGCTTTCTGAGATGTTCTGTGTCACGCTTAATTCTATTTAAAACCTACTGTGAGATTTGTGAAACCATAGTTAAACTTATGAAAGCAAAAACTGGCAATTTCACCGTGTCTAGCTtgggaaaataataataaaaacaaaaaattaaacaaaaactgGACCTGTTTAAAATTCAATTTTGTGAGacttttactgtatgtgtgaaaacacaaaaaacaaacaaaaaattgatttcatttctttttattccatCCAGACCACACTGGATCAGGTCTACATTAAAAACCACTATAAGAAGACTTGTCAAATCTGGACTAGATTAATACTGTGCCAgtaatgattaaataaaatgagCATAAGCTGCAAACGTATGGAAAACACGGTTAGCATGAAGATAAGTGATGCAGTGCCACTAACATTAATCAGACATTGTAAGGCTAGCATTAGCTGTAACTTTGGTGAATTTCAAGGCACTAGCTGCTAACCTTTGTAAATTAGAAGGATAAGCAATACACTTCTCAAATTGTTACGTGTGTtgtcaaaatgacaaaagataTCAGCGGTCAACGACAGGGAACTAAATAATATTCATTTAACAAAGTAGTAGTAGTGGCAGCCTGAGTTTTTATCTCGGTCTGCTCCTctactgaaaacagatttacGACAGTCGTCACGACACTGCTGACACGCTTTACGTCTGTTTGGGAGGCTGATTCAAAATGGAGTAGAGATTAGAGGCTTGAACTCAACCAAATCAGGTTCAGCAGCTGTATTTTCGTCTTTACATCGTTTTTATTAAAACCCAGTTCGACTACTTAGAAAATTAATAACCTCAATACAATGTCAGAAGAAAAGAAGTCCAGCTCTTTAGGTTTCTTTTCGAGCTACGACGATTTGAGCGACAGCAGCGACTCAGACGAGGAGGGAGGCAGTCGGAAGAAGAAACCGGGGACAGAAGCTGCGGGAAGCGGAGCCGAGTCCTCCCAGCACGGGACCAAGCGAGCGGCCGGTGGAGCTCCTTTACCCAGACCTGACGAGCTGTTCAGCTCCGTGTCAAAGCCTGCTTTTCTCTACAATCCGCTGAATAAGCAGATAGACTGGGAGAGTCTGACGGTCAAAGCTCCTGAAGAGGTAATAATGTTTTGTCCATCACCATTTACAGACATGTTTGTAACTTACATACCTGTACAGTTCTACCTTTATTAGGTTtctaatatgtaatgtaatgagtTTATTGCTGAAATCATGGTTAAAAGTGTTATTGTTCTAGACTGCATTATGTGGAAAGGTGTTTCTAATTCCTTTACCCCGCCTATTTCCATACATGAGGGGTAGAATATTAGAAACATATCTGGATATACTGTAATGCAGTCCAGTACAACACCAACACCACCTATGACCTGAACTCTGAAACACATGATAGAATTAATACCTGTATGACAGTGTGGAACAGACTGAATGTAATAGGCATTATGACATCTGACTTCATTGCACAACACTTGGTACAGGTGTACCCAATAAAGTGAGCTACAAACAGTTAAAGTAAATCTGCTTGAGTCTACAGTGGTTACAGACATTGCAGCTCATTGGTTGGAGGCTTTAAATGTGTAGTTTAACAACATTTCTAAACGTttcctttgttgttttctctaaACTAGTTTTTCACATTGTGCTTTTCTCTGTTACCTGAAGCCTGCCAGAGAGTTTAAGCCATGGAAGACAAATGCTGTGCCCCCTCCTGAGAGCTACACTGCAGagccagagaagaagaagggacCTCCCCCAGGTATGGACATGGCTATTAAGTGGTCCAATGTGTACGAGGACAATGGGGAAGATGCACCGCAGCCTTACACTGGCAATGCCCAGTTTCTACCTGCAGAGGAGCAACCATCAGACTCAGGTCAGTCCTGCAGGGCAATGACAGCAGGGTAATTTATACTCTCTTGACGGTATTATCAAGAGGTTTTTAAGAGGTTTATTGTCTCAGACTAAATTAAACACATTATTAAATGCATCACTACATTAAAAACTACTGTCAAAAAAGTATACATCAATAAGGtttgtgtgatttattttagaGGTCTGTGCATTTACCCTTTGCAaactaaaaccacaaaaaatggTCTGTGTGCTTGCATTTGTGAGGAGTAAGTGGACTGAATGGACTTAAAACTAGGACAACTTAATGGTAACCAAAGATGCACCACTCCACCCATCACCATAAAATAACCAAACAAGCACAAGCCAAAAAAAGAGGCTTGTGTTGGCTCCGCTTTCTGCTTTGCTACAGTCTATTGTTTAAGTTTGCGAGTAATTCAGAAATCATTATTTTCCActctacccccacccccctccaaaaaccctCCAACCAACTACTACCACCCCTATGGTGAACAGACGAGGAATCAGAGAAACCATCCCTCTCTGCCAAGAAACGTCGAGTGGAGACCTTTcagcagaaggagaagaggaagagggattTGGGACAAGCCACCTCTGACAAGAACTTCgtagaggaagagaaaaggatCCTCAGGCAAAAGGCTGAGTGAGGCCTCAGCAGCCTGCAGCAAGGCATCTGTGTCTAATCTAAACGTTTTAGTTTCAGCCGTGGACATTCACCAACATTAGCATAGTGGTCAGCTAGGTGGCAACCATTTTATCTATATGTTGTTATGCTGTAGTTTGCAAAATTGTtgcatttgttctgttttcaaaTGACTCAGCACATTTGCAAGAAAAGCTTTATATCAATGGTGTATCAATTTGAGAGTGTGACAGTCTCAGTGCAAAAATGTAAACCTAAGAATTTAGATTCTGTCAAATCCCTGCTGACTGTTTTCCCAAATCAAAGGGGaattcagatgttttcagttaGGGTcatattttcatagttttgacCATTGtcccttttattttttattcgCTCGCTCTGTTCGAGAGACACTGAGATGAGGGATATCACCAGATACAGCTTTACATTGTGCACAGAGCACTGGGCATTACCAAACAAGAGATCAGACAGATTTGGTCCCAGTTTGGCATCATGTTTGCTTTATTTCAGAATATGTAGTGTAGACAACTGGGTGAAATGGGACTTCTGATTGCTCTTGTCCTAGCGTCCCTTGATCTTTGCAAAGATGTAAAgccaaaactaaaaaaaacaagttaaacacAGCAGTTTTCCTATGAATGAGGGTTTAGCCATTCAGCTGtgacacattaaacattaagtgTGGTCATTTGGCTTTGTctccttttttaatttaatgactTAAAAC from the Lates calcarifer isolate ASB-BC8 linkage group LG17, TLL_Latcal_v3, whole genome shotgun sequence genome contains:
- the lg17h1orf52 gene encoding UPF0690 protein C1orf52 homolog; its protein translation is MSEEKKSSSLGFFSSYDDLSDSSDSDEEGGSRKKKPGTEAAGSGAESSQHGTKRAAGGAPLPRPDELFSSVSKPAFLYNPLNKQIDWESLTVKAPEEPAREFKPWKTNAVPPPESYTAEPEKKKGPPPGMDMAIKWSNVYEDNGEDAPQPYTGNAQFLPAEEQPSDSDEESEKPSLSAKKRRVETFQQKEKRKRDLGQATSDKNFVEEEKRILRQKAE